The Paramisgurnus dabryanus chromosome 6, PD_genome_1.1, whole genome shotgun sequence genome has a window encoding:
- the apol1 gene encoding apolipoprotein L1 isoform X1, with the protein MDRELPEINDNVTHYTAVDKDSGSTSDTETVDPQTHKMADDKADHKVSTVEKQLSLSSEEEHNSIAQSVQMTTEVDSNQRDIDLVLDKMHDDTECEIPKEEENPKGKGQKKKPRNPFMPQAAAKSKIVQNRNGNQESGNDIDSAETEDRRKSRSEWLDEVRSHESQREDEEDLNGLMDWWSTVEQWEDMPKGDSMTEKEEAEAFALTAEKVQKGIRVFNKLFSERAEGLWQHVIDLHAIADGLDRFNKKTKIAQITGGSTSALGGIATITGFALAPFTMGASLIVTAVGLGVAMAGALTSASAGISNTVNNSMDRKKVERIVEDYQEKMADLDKCMKFIKQGITNLRKFNLNKIKKQAYNRDFPAFDNLYEDGAMAGKAVLSSANEIMRVMQIANAAGTSAVRAAHIASISTGVLTGLFVGMDIYFVAKDSHELKNGAKSEFAAKIREVAEQLQEGLVELNGIREELQFSNTVKENQVPHEKTLQAPL; encoded by the exons GATAAAGACTCTGGTTCAACTTCAGATACAGAGACTGTTGACCCACAAACACACAAGATG GCTGATGATAAAGCAGACCATAAAGTGAGCACAGTTGAAAAGCAACTCAGCTTGTCAAGTGAAGAG GAGCATAACAGCATCGCTCAAAGCGTGCAAATGACAACAGAGGTAGACAGTAATCAG aGGGATATTGATCTGGTTCTGGACAAGATGCATGATGACACTGAATGTGAAATACCCAAAGAAGAGGAAAATCCTAAA GGAAAAGGACAGAAGAAGAAACCTAGAAATCCTTTTATGCCCCAAGCTGCAGCAAAG AGCAAAATAGTACAGAACAGGAATGGAAACCAAGAAAGTGGAAATGACATTGACTCTGCGGAG ACTGAAGACCGTAGGAAGTCCCGCAGTGAATGGCTGGATGAGGTTCGCTCACATGAATCTCAAAGGGAGGATGAGGAG GATCTTAATGGCCTCATGGATTGGTGGAGCACTGTGGAAC AATGGGAGGACATGCCCAAAGGTGACAGCATGACAGAAAAAGAGGAAGCCGA GGCTTTTGCTTTAACAGCTGAGAAGGTGCAGAAGGGCATTCGTGTGTTTAACAAACTGTTCTCTGAACGAGCGGAGGGATTGTGGCAGCACGTGATCGACCTGCACGCCATTGCCGACGGCCTGGACCGCTTTAACAAGAAGACCAAGATCGCTCAGATCACCGGCGGCTCCACGAGTGCTTTGGGAGGCATTGCCACCATTACTGGCTTCGCCCTGGCACCTTTCACCATGGGAGCCTCACTGATCGTGACCGCAGTTGGCTTGGGGGTCGCCATGGCTGGCGCGCTGACGTCTGCCTCTGCCGGGATATCCAATACCGTCAACAACTCTATGGATCGCAAGAAAGTGGAGCGCATTGTGGAGGACTACCAAGAGAAGATGGCTGACCTCGACAAGTGCATGAAGTTCATCAAGCAAGGAATAACGAACCTGCGCAAGTTCAATCTGAACAAGATAAAGAAGCAGGCATATAATCGAGACTTTCCTGCTTTCGACAATCTCTACGAAGACGGCGCCATGGCGGGCAAAGCCGTTCTAAGCAGCGCCAATGAGATCATGCGCGTGATGCAGATCGCCAACGCTGCTGGAACGTCAGCGGTGCGAGCCGCGCACATCGCTAGTATATCCACCGGCGTTCTGACCGGGCTCTTCGTTGGGATGGATATATACTTTGTGGCAAAAGACTCTCATGAGCTGAAAAACGGTGCCAAGTCTGAATTTGCCGCCAAGATTAGAGAGGTGGCGGAACAGTTACAAGAGGGTTTGGTGGAACTTAACGGCATACGGGAAGAACTGCAGTTTAGCAACACTGTAAAAGAAAACCAAGTTCCTCATGAAAAAACCCTGCAAGCACCTCTGTAA
- the apol1 gene encoding apolipoprotein L1 isoform X2, whose translation MDRELPEINDNVTHYTAVDKDSGSTSDTETVDPQTHKMEHNSIAQSVQMTTEVDSNQRDIDLVLDKMHDDTECEIPKEEENPKGKGQKKKPRNPFMPQAAAKSKIVQNRNGNQESGNDIDSAETEDRRKSRSEWLDEVRSHESQREDEEDLNGLMDWWSTVEQWEDMPKGDSMTEKEEAEAFALTAEKVQKGIRVFNKLFSERAEGLWQHVIDLHAIADGLDRFNKKTKIAQITGGSTSALGGIATITGFALAPFTMGASLIVTAVGLGVAMAGALTSASAGISNTVNNSMDRKKVERIVEDYQEKMADLDKCMKFIKQGITNLRKFNLNKIKKQAYNRDFPAFDNLYEDGAMAGKAVLSSANEIMRVMQIANAAGTSAVRAAHIASISTGVLTGLFVGMDIYFVAKDSHELKNGAKSEFAAKIREVAEQLQEGLVELNGIREELQFSNTVKENQVPHEKTLQAPL comes from the exons GATAAAGACTCTGGTTCAACTTCAGATACAGAGACTGTTGACCCACAAACACACAAGATG GAGCATAACAGCATCGCTCAAAGCGTGCAAATGACAACAGAGGTAGACAGTAATCAG aGGGATATTGATCTGGTTCTGGACAAGATGCATGATGACACTGAATGTGAAATACCCAAAGAAGAGGAAAATCCTAAA GGAAAAGGACAGAAGAAGAAACCTAGAAATCCTTTTATGCCCCAAGCTGCAGCAAAG AGCAAAATAGTACAGAACAGGAATGGAAACCAAGAAAGTGGAAATGACATTGACTCTGCGGAG ACTGAAGACCGTAGGAAGTCCCGCAGTGAATGGCTGGATGAGGTTCGCTCACATGAATCTCAAAGGGAGGATGAGGAG GATCTTAATGGCCTCATGGATTGGTGGAGCACTGTGGAAC AATGGGAGGACATGCCCAAAGGTGACAGCATGACAGAAAAAGAGGAAGCCGA GGCTTTTGCTTTAACAGCTGAGAAGGTGCAGAAGGGCATTCGTGTGTTTAACAAACTGTTCTCTGAACGAGCGGAGGGATTGTGGCAGCACGTGATCGACCTGCACGCCATTGCCGACGGCCTGGACCGCTTTAACAAGAAGACCAAGATCGCTCAGATCACCGGCGGCTCCACGAGTGCTTTGGGAGGCATTGCCACCATTACTGGCTTCGCCCTGGCACCTTTCACCATGGGAGCCTCACTGATCGTGACCGCAGTTGGCTTGGGGGTCGCCATGGCTGGCGCGCTGACGTCTGCCTCTGCCGGGATATCCAATACCGTCAACAACTCTATGGATCGCAAGAAAGTGGAGCGCATTGTGGAGGACTACCAAGAGAAGATGGCTGACCTCGACAAGTGCATGAAGTTCATCAAGCAAGGAATAACGAACCTGCGCAAGTTCAATCTGAACAAGATAAAGAAGCAGGCATATAATCGAGACTTTCCTGCTTTCGACAATCTCTACGAAGACGGCGCCATGGCGGGCAAAGCCGTTCTAAGCAGCGCCAATGAGATCATGCGCGTGATGCAGATCGCCAACGCTGCTGGAACGTCAGCGGTGCGAGCCGCGCACATCGCTAGTATATCCACCGGCGTTCTGACCGGGCTCTTCGTTGGGATGGATATATACTTTGTGGCAAAAGACTCTCATGAGCTGAAAAACGGTGCCAAGTCTGAATTTGCCGCCAAGATTAGAGAGGTGGCGGAACAGTTACAAGAGGGTTTGGTGGAACTTAACGGCATACGGGAAGAACTGCAGTTTAGCAACACTGTAAAAGAAAACCAAGTTCCTCATGAAAAAACCCTGCAAGCACCTCTGTAA
- the apol1 gene encoding apolipoprotein L1 isoform X3: MDRELPEINDNVTHYTAVDKDSGSTSDTETVDPQTHKMRDIDLVLDKMHDDTECEIPKEEENPKGKGQKKKPRNPFMPQAAAKSKIVQNRNGNQESGNDIDSAETEDRRKSRSEWLDEVRSHESQREDEEDLNGLMDWWSTVEQWEDMPKGDSMTEKEEAEAFALTAEKVQKGIRVFNKLFSERAEGLWQHVIDLHAIADGLDRFNKKTKIAQITGGSTSALGGIATITGFALAPFTMGASLIVTAVGLGVAMAGALTSASAGISNTVNNSMDRKKVERIVEDYQEKMADLDKCMKFIKQGITNLRKFNLNKIKKQAYNRDFPAFDNLYEDGAMAGKAVLSSANEIMRVMQIANAAGTSAVRAAHIASISTGVLTGLFVGMDIYFVAKDSHELKNGAKSEFAAKIREVAEQLQEGLVELNGIREELQFSNTVKENQVPHEKTLQAPL, translated from the exons GATAAAGACTCTGGTTCAACTTCAGATACAGAGACTGTTGACCCACAAACACACAAGATG aGGGATATTGATCTGGTTCTGGACAAGATGCATGATGACACTGAATGTGAAATACCCAAAGAAGAGGAAAATCCTAAA GGAAAAGGACAGAAGAAGAAACCTAGAAATCCTTTTATGCCCCAAGCTGCAGCAAAG AGCAAAATAGTACAGAACAGGAATGGAAACCAAGAAAGTGGAAATGACATTGACTCTGCGGAG ACTGAAGACCGTAGGAAGTCCCGCAGTGAATGGCTGGATGAGGTTCGCTCACATGAATCTCAAAGGGAGGATGAGGAG GATCTTAATGGCCTCATGGATTGGTGGAGCACTGTGGAAC AATGGGAGGACATGCCCAAAGGTGACAGCATGACAGAAAAAGAGGAAGCCGA GGCTTTTGCTTTAACAGCTGAGAAGGTGCAGAAGGGCATTCGTGTGTTTAACAAACTGTTCTCTGAACGAGCGGAGGGATTGTGGCAGCACGTGATCGACCTGCACGCCATTGCCGACGGCCTGGACCGCTTTAACAAGAAGACCAAGATCGCTCAGATCACCGGCGGCTCCACGAGTGCTTTGGGAGGCATTGCCACCATTACTGGCTTCGCCCTGGCACCTTTCACCATGGGAGCCTCACTGATCGTGACCGCAGTTGGCTTGGGGGTCGCCATGGCTGGCGCGCTGACGTCTGCCTCTGCCGGGATATCCAATACCGTCAACAACTCTATGGATCGCAAGAAAGTGGAGCGCATTGTGGAGGACTACCAAGAGAAGATGGCTGACCTCGACAAGTGCATGAAGTTCATCAAGCAAGGAATAACGAACCTGCGCAAGTTCAATCTGAACAAGATAAAGAAGCAGGCATATAATCGAGACTTTCCTGCTTTCGACAATCTCTACGAAGACGGCGCCATGGCGGGCAAAGCCGTTCTAAGCAGCGCCAATGAGATCATGCGCGTGATGCAGATCGCCAACGCTGCTGGAACGTCAGCGGTGCGAGCCGCGCACATCGCTAGTATATCCACCGGCGTTCTGACCGGGCTCTTCGTTGGGATGGATATATACTTTGTGGCAAAAGACTCTCATGAGCTGAAAAACGGTGCCAAGTCTGAATTTGCCGCCAAGATTAGAGAGGTGGCGGAACAGTTACAAGAGGGTTTGGTGGAACTTAACGGCATACGGGAAGAACTGCAGTTTAGCAACACTGTAAAAGAAAACCAAGTTCCTCATGAAAAAACCCTGCAAGCACCTCTGTAA